A genomic region of Candidatus Dormiibacterota bacterium contains the following coding sequences:
- a CDS encoding MopE-related protein, with protein MRWTRVAALTACTLVTLQGLVETRPRDLTFEDRVRAQEAIERVYYSHQIGTTRPFDKAITREVLTRMVRTYLKGSVALEKFWHTPVTAEMLRAEWERMLRGTQMPDRLHELVMALGNDRALVEECLARPALVDRLARNFFAYDGDIHRGARAEADRLRDDLTTGRIDPASAHPRREIFELDAKEEAKWAERFPIRPGEVGDVVEERDAFRIGLVLERTSGRLRVASYVVRKPTWEEWWGRVAAHLDAGAVKSVTSGDAIGASALGLAASDSLDSSCLPGDRWDNGSLGDVPDPRSEATAVWTGSFVLVWGGLLPNGQVGYTYPQGVHRYDPATDTWKAMSATNDPSGRAGHTAVWTGSQMLVWGGQVLNNGRFTDLQTGGRYDPVADVWSPMSIIGAPQARSGHTAVWTGSEMVVWGGWPSLDTGGRYDPITNTWTPTSRPPMLQGRVLHSAVWTGTEMIVYGGRNGTVDLSDGGRYDPKSDSWRLIAGFFGRSYHTAVWTGSRMIVWGGIYYNNYLNNGALYDPVHDAWTQTTTTVGAPDPRIQHSAVWAGDRMIIWGGLAQTSPTSFQYVNTGGAYDPSTDRWSSVSTTGAPSARTGHVAVWTGNLMVVWGGDLAQSLYPNRGGRYDPLTDHWTPVSQSYPDARGGHTAVWTGRHMIVWGGFQEGPFGSVTTVTGSRYDPVTDTWSPTSLTNAPSPRTYNTAVWTGSRMVVWGGWSGSYISSGGRYDPIADTWTPTSLLQAPTIASAGGAVATAVWTGARMIVWGNSPAGGYPPAGAGGLYDPAADTWSPISTVGAPSGVGHTAVWTGSRMLVWNRRGGSYDPSTDTWTPISPVNAPMVGEGFATVWTGHEMVVWGGADLYYERYNTGGRYDPETDTWRPTSTLGAPAGRAYPTSVWTGSEMIVWGGWDCPYDMGCQLFGTGGRYDPVTDAWSPTSLVGSPSRRADHTAVWTGNRMIVFGGDTITGGPLATGGRYDPGTPADADGDGYSVCAGDCDDANPAVHPGAAETCNGRDDNCDGHIDEGFDVGQACTAEVDACHQIVGTKVCRADGTGTECSGDTVLHDTTPPQISIRITPAVLWPPNHRLVPVQVQWTVLDACDPAPRVTLSSVTSSEPDDAPGGADGNTTGDIQGAAIGTADASVFLRAERSDDGPGRVYTLTYTAEDASGNRSTAVGFVRVPVGSTQRQTPAQ; from the coding sequence ATGAGATGGACCCGGGTTGCCGCCCTTACCGCCTGTACCCTCGTCACGCTCCAGGGGCTCGTCGAGACGCGTCCCCGCGATTTGACCTTCGAGGACCGGGTCAGGGCCCAGGAGGCCATCGAGCGCGTCTACTACTCCCACCAGATCGGTACGACTCGACCCTTCGATAAGGCGATCACCCGCGAAGTTCTGACCCGGATGGTCCGGACGTACCTGAAGGGGTCGGTCGCCCTCGAGAAGTTCTGGCACACGCCGGTCACTGCCGAGATGCTGCGCGCGGAATGGGAGCGCATGCTCCGCGGAACGCAGATGCCGGACCGCCTGCACGAGCTCGTCATGGCGCTCGGAAACGACCGGGCGCTCGTCGAGGAATGCCTGGCGCGGCCGGCCCTGGTCGATCGCCTGGCGAGAAACTTCTTCGCCTACGACGGCGACATTCATCGCGGGGCGCGGGCCGAGGCCGACCGTCTGCGCGACGACCTGACGACCGGACGCATCGATCCTGCCTCGGCCCATCCGCGGCGAGAGATCTTCGAGCTGGATGCGAAGGAAGAGGCGAAGTGGGCGGAGCGGTTTCCAATCCGCCCCGGGGAGGTCGGCGACGTCGTCGAGGAGCGCGACGCGTTCCGCATCGGCCTCGTCCTCGAGCGGACGTCCGGCCGCCTGCGCGTCGCCTCCTACGTCGTCCGCAAGCCGACCTGGGAGGAATGGTGGGGGCGAGTCGCCGCACATCTCGATGCCGGCGCGGTGAAATCGGTCACATCGGGTGACGCGATCGGCGCGTCGGCCCTGGGGCTCGCGGCTTCGGACTCGCTCGATTCGAGCTGCCTCCCGGGCGATCGATGGGACAACGGCTCCCTGGGAGATGTCCCTGACCCCCGTTCGGAGGCCACCGCCGTCTGGACCGGGAGCTTCGTATTGGTCTGGGGCGGCCTCCTGCCGAACGGACAGGTGGGCTATACCTATCCGCAAGGCGTCCATCGTTACGACCCGGCGACCGACACCTGGAAAGCCATGTCGGCCACGAACGATCCATCGGGGCGCGCCGGTCACACCGCGGTCTGGACCGGGAGCCAGATGCTGGTCTGGGGTGGGCAGGTTCTCAACAACGGGCGCTTCACGGACTTGCAAACGGGAGGCCGCTACGACCCGGTCGCCGATGTCTGGTCGCCCATGTCGATCATCGGCGCGCCGCAGGCCCGCAGTGGTCACACCGCCGTCTGGACGGGAAGCGAGATGGTGGTCTGGGGCGGATGGCCGTCGCTCGACACGGGGGGCCGCTACGATCCGATCACGAACACGTGGACGCCGACGAGCAGACCGCCCATGCTGCAGGGGAGGGTCCTCCACAGCGCGGTTTGGACCGGCACCGAGATGATCGTCTACGGGGGCCGTAACGGGACCGTGGACCTTTCCGACGGAGGGCGTTACGACCCGAAGAGCGACTCGTGGCGACTGATCGCAGGGTTCTTTGGCCGGTCGTACCACACCGCCGTCTGGACGGGAAGCCGGATGATCGTGTGGGGCGGCATCTACTACAACAACTATCTGAACAACGGTGCTCTGTATGACCCGGTGCACGACGCCTGGACGCAGACGACGACCACCGTCGGCGCCCCGGACCCGCGCATCCAACACTCGGCCGTCTGGGCCGGCGATAGGATGATCATCTGGGGCGGCCTTGCCCAGACCTCTCCGACCTCCTTTCAGTACGTGAACACAGGCGGCGCGTACGACCCCTCGACCGATAGGTGGAGCTCCGTGTCGACGACGGGCGCGCCGTCGGCCCGCACCGGGCATGTCGCCGTCTGGACGGGAAACCTGATGGTGGTCTGGGGCGGGGACCTTGCCCAGTCCCTCTACCCGAACAGGGGCGGACGATACGATCCGCTCACCGATCACTGGACGCCCGTCTCGCAGTCCTACCCCGACGCCCGGGGCGGCCACACCGCCGTCTGGACGGGGCGCCACATGATCGTGTGGGGCGGGTTCCAGGAGGGTCCTTTCGGTTCAGTCACCACGGTCACCGGATCGCGATACGACCCGGTCACAGATACCTGGAGTCCCACATCCCTAACGAACGCACCCTCCCCCCGGACCTACAACACCGCGGTCTGGACGGGAAGCCGGATGGTCGTGTGGGGTGGCTGGAGCGGAAGCTACATAAGCAGCGGCGGGCGCTACGACCCGATCGCGGACACCTGGACGCCGACGTCTCTCCTGCAGGCGCCTACTATTGCGAGTGCGGGGGGGGCCGTGGCGACGGCCGTCTGGACAGGCGCGCGAATGATCGTGTGGGGAAACTCTCCAGCGGGAGGCTATCCGCCCGCCGGCGCCGGCGGTCTGTACGATCCCGCGGCGGATACCTGGTCGCCGATCTCCACTGTGGGCGCTCCTTCGGGAGTCGGCCACACCGCCGTCTGGACCGGCAGCCGGATGCTGGTGTGGAACCGGAGGGGTGGATCGTACGACCCATCGACCGACACCTGGACGCCGATCTCCCCCGTGAACGCTCCCATGGTCGGAGAGGGATTTGCGACGGTCTGGACCGGACATGAGATGGTCGTCTGGGGAGGAGCCGATCTCTACTACGAGCGGTACAACACCGGTGGCCGATACGACCCGGAGACGGACACCTGGAGGCCCACGTCGACCCTGGGGGCGCCCGCTGGACGAGCGTACCCGACCTCCGTCTGGACGGGGAGCGAGATGATCGTGTGGGGCGGATGGGACTGCCCCTACGACATGGGCTGCCAGCTGTTCGGCACCGGCGGGCGCTACGACCCCGTCACTGACGCCTGGAGCCCCACGTCGCTGGTGGGCTCACCGAGCCGCCGCGCCGACCACACAGCCGTCTGGACCGGCAACCGGATGATCGTCTTCGGGGGGGACACCATCACCGGCGGACCGCTGGCGACGGGCGGACGCTACGACCCGGGCACGCCGGCCGACGCGGACGGCGACGGCTACAGCGTATGTGCGGGGGACTGCGACGACGCCAACCCGGCGGTTCATCCGGGGGCCGCGGAGACCTGCAACGGCCGCGACGACAACTGTGACGGCCATATCGACGAGGGGTTCGATGTCGGTCAGGCCTGCACGGCCGAGGTGGACGCGTGCCACCAAATCGTCGGCACGAAGGTCTGTCGGGCCGACGGCACGGGGACGGAATGCAGCGGCGACACGGTCCTGCACGACACGACGCCGCCGCAGATCTCGATCCGCATCACGCCTGCGGTCCTCTGGCCCCCCAACCATCGCCTGGTCCCGGTGCAGGTGCAGTGGACCGTACTGGACGCGTGCGACCCGGCGCCCCGGGTCACGCTCTCCTCAGTCACCAGCAGCGAGCCCGACGATGCTCCGGGCGGCGCCGATGGAAACACCACGGGCGACATCCAGGGCGCGGCCATCGGCACGGCCGACGCGAGCGTCTTCCTGCGGGCGGAGCGCTCGGATGACGGTCCGGGTCGGGTGTACACGCTCACCTACACCGCCGAGGACGCCTCGGGGAACCGATCGACGGCCGTGGGATTCGTCAGGGTCCCTGTCGGATCAACGCAGCGTCAGACTCCGGCGCAGTGA
- a CDS encoding alpha/beta family hydrolase produces MPSDNAESLTIDLEDGRTVSGLLQMPHQALACLALAHGAGAGMTHPFFSAVAAGLAGRRIATLRYQFPYMERGSRRPDPPRLAQATVRAALILARRLVPRIPLFAGGKSFGGRMTSQAQAESPLPGVRGLVFLGFPLHPPGRPSDERGRHLFDVQVPMLFLQGTRDDLASLLLLRPLIERLGARATLELIADADHSFHVPARTGRSNEEVFSEMLERLVAWMEIVSGCTGP; encoded by the coding sequence GTGCCCTCTGACAATGCCGAAAGCCTGACGATCGATCTCGAGGACGGCCGGACCGTCTCCGGACTTCTGCAGATGCCGCACCAGGCGCTCGCCTGCCTGGCGCTCGCCCATGGCGCGGGCGCCGGCATGACTCACCCCTTCTTCTCGGCCGTCGCCGCCGGGCTTGCCGGGCGAAGGATCGCCACACTGCGCTATCAGTTCCCCTACATGGAGCGAGGCTCGAGGCGGCCCGATCCGCCCAGGCTCGCCCAGGCGACCGTCCGCGCCGCCCTCATCCTGGCACGGCGCCTCGTCCCACGGATCCCACTCTTCGCGGGAGGCAAGTCGTTCGGCGGCCGCATGACCTCCCAGGCACAGGCCGAATCACCGCTGCCCGGAGTCCGCGGTCTCGTCTTCCTGGGGTTTCCTTTGCATCCACCCGGACGTCCATCGGACGAGCGCGGCCGGCATCTCTTCGACGTGCAGGTCCCGATGCTCTTCCTGCAGGGAACGCGTGACGATCTCGCGAGCCTGCTTCTGCTGCGGCCCCTGATCGAGCGGCTCGGCGCGCGCGCGACGCTCGAGCTCATCGCCGACGCGGATCACTCCTTCCACGTTCCGGCCCGAACCGGACGCAGCAACGAAGAGGTCTTCAGCGAAATGCTGGAAAGGCTGGTGGCGTGGATGGAGATCGTCAGTGGGTGCACGGGACCATGA
- a CDS encoding TCR/Tet family MFS transporter translates to MNSVVFIFITVLVDAVGFGVILPVLPELIMKLTGEGLSQASIYGGWLWFAYAVMQFFCAPVLGNLSDRFGRRPVILFSLLTFGIDYLIMGFAPTLFWLFVGRSIAGMAGASFTPAYSYLADVSPPHRRAQNFGLIGAAFGAGFILGPAIGGLLGALGTRAPFFAAAGLALINFLFGLFVLPESLPRESRRSFNLRRANPLGTLLQIRKYPSVIGLLQVLFLWQLAHQVFPSTWAYYTMLKFNWSEWEVGISLAFVGTIMAFSTAGMTRLLVPRLGEQRAALSGLLSGSAAFFGYAFASRGWMMYAFLVAWLFAGLVQPSIQGLMSQQVPANAQGELQGGVASLYSLTAVVGPPLMTQLFGYFSSERARIHFPGAAFLCAALLAIAGLLVFVRATRPDPAYSAATAAPL, encoded by the coding sequence ATGAACAGCGTTGTCTTCATCTTCATCACCGTCCTGGTCGATGCCGTCGGCTTCGGCGTCATCCTGCCTGTCCTGCCCGAGCTGATCATGAAGCTGACCGGCGAGGGGCTCAGCCAGGCTTCCATCTACGGCGGCTGGCTGTGGTTCGCTTACGCCGTGATGCAGTTCTTCTGCGCTCCCGTGCTCGGCAACCTGAGCGATCGCTTCGGGCGCCGGCCGGTGATCCTGTTCTCGCTCCTGACGTTCGGCATCGATTACCTGATCATGGGGTTCGCGCCGACGCTGTTCTGGCTGTTCGTGGGGCGGTCGATCGCCGGCATGGCGGGGGCGTCCTTCACGCCCGCCTACTCCTACCTGGCGGACGTCAGTCCTCCCCACAGGCGGGCGCAGAACTTCGGTCTGATCGGCGCGGCGTTCGGCGCCGGGTTCATCCTGGGACCGGCGATCGGCGGCCTGCTGGGTGCTTTGGGAACCCGCGCACCGTTCTTCGCGGCCGCCGGCCTGGCGCTGATCAATTTTCTGTTCGGCCTGTTCGTCCTGCCGGAGTCATTGCCGCGGGAATCGCGGCGTTCCTTCAACCTGCGTCGCGCCAATCCTCTCGGCACTCTGCTGCAGATCCGAAAGTATCCCTCGGTGATCGGTCTGCTGCAGGTCCTGTTCCTGTGGCAGCTCGCTCACCAGGTGTTTCCCAGCACCTGGGCGTACTACACCATGCTCAAGTTCAACTGGTCGGAGTGGGAGGTCGGGATCTCGCTGGCGTTCGTCGGGACGATCATGGCCTTCAGCACCGCCGGCATGACGCGACTGCTCGTGCCGCGCCTGGGCGAGCAGCGCGCCGCCCTCTCCGGACTGCTCTCGGGATCGGCGGCCTTCTTCGGGTACGCCTTCGCCAGCCGGGGCTGGATGATGTACGCCTTCCTGGTGGCGTGGCTGTTTGCCGGACTGGTGCAGCCCTCCATCCAGGGTCTCATGTCGCAGCAGGTCCCTGCGAACGCCCAAGGAGAGCTGCAGGGGGGCGTGGCCAGCCTCTACAGCCTCACGGCCGTCGTCGGACCACCGCTCATGACGCAGCTGTTCGGCTACTTCTCGTCCGAGCGCGCCCGCATCCACTTCCCCGGGGCCGCGTTTCTCTGCGCCGCCCTGCTGGCGATCGCCGGCCTGCTCGTCTTCGTGCGCGCGACGCGCCCGGACCCGGCGTATTCCGCCGCCACGGCCGCGCCTCTGTAG
- a CDS encoding tetratricopeptide repeat protein, protein MSNRFPQCSDDRPRPGARGAACALIILTSACGGGGGTAQNSAQGTATPPAQAAPAVTLPALDSLHVNSPDPAKSGADSSRRISEARASSQSKPDALEARALLGAELYDGGKSAEAERVYRDLLKQHPEHVGSLVGLAQILLDRDDLDGAGVLIERALKANPESIPALQKKVVLLLARDQTAEAVRVAETALRLDANSAALQAALGDAQRAFGDLPKAITAYRKAVELNPEWAPGWTRLGESLAENGDAAEAQTALRRALERNPESYPAYRALARLYFDNGQPEQAVDAWERALRLQPERGEAHEGIAEALVAAKRPAEARRHAEEAQRRGRDVRALLQKIDHPGTP, encoded by the coding sequence ATGTCGAACCGGTTCCCGCAATGCTCGGATGACCGCCCGCGCCCCGGCGCGCGGGGTGCGGCGTGCGCTCTCATCATCCTCACCAGCGCCTGCGGCGGGGGCGGGGGGACGGCGCAGAACTCCGCCCAGGGGACCGCAACGCCGCCGGCGCAGGCGGCGCCCGCCGTAACGTTGCCGGCGCTCGATTCGCTTCATGTGAATTCCCCCGACCCGGCGAAATCGGGCGCCGATTCGAGCAGGAGGATTTCGGAGGCGCGGGCGTCGAGCCAGAGCAAGCCCGACGCTCTCGAGGCGCGGGCGCTCCTGGGCGCGGAGCTGTACGACGGCGGCAAGAGCGCCGAGGCCGAGCGTGTCTACCGGGATCTTCTGAAGCAGCATCCTGAGCACGTGGGCTCCCTGGTCGGTCTGGCGCAGATCCTGCTCGATCGGGATGACCTGGATGGCGCCGGTGTCCTGATCGAGCGCGCCCTCAAGGCGAACCCGGAATCGATCCCGGCCCTGCAGAAGAAGGTCGTTCTGCTCCTGGCCCGCGACCAGACCGCGGAGGCCGTGCGCGTGGCGGAGACCGCCCTGCGTCTTGATGCGAATTCCGCGGCGCTGCAGGCCGCGCTCGGGGACGCGCAGCGCGCCTTCGGCGATCTCCCCAAGGCGATCACAGCCTATCGGAAGGCGGTCGAACTCAATCCTGAATGGGCCCCGGGCTGGACCCGACTGGGTGAGTCGCTGGCGGAGAACGGCGATGCCGCGGAGGCCCAGACGGCGCTGAGGCGCGCGCTCGAGCGCAACCCGGAATCGTATCCCGCCTACCGTGCGCTCGCCAGGCTGTACTTCGACAACGGGCAGCCGGAGCAGGCGGTGGATGCATGGGAGCGCGCGCTGCGCCTGCAGCCGGAGCGGGGGGAGGCGCACGAGGGGATTGCGGAGGCGCTCGTGGCCGCCAAACGACCCGCCGAGGCTCGCCGCCATGCCGAGGAGGCGCAGAGGCGGGGACGTGACGTCCGCGCCCTTCTACAGAAGATCGACCACCCCGGAACTCCGTGA